Proteins from a genomic interval of Uloborus diversus isolate 005 chromosome 4, Udiv.v.3.1, whole genome shotgun sequence:
- the LOC129221598 gene encoding acetylcholine receptor subunit beta-like 1 yields the protein MNKTVEVQFGLSFIQLINVNEKNQIMTSNVWLQLVWNDYQLRWDEADYGGINVLRLPPDKVWKPDIVLFNNADGNYEVRYKSNVLIYPEGQVMWVPPAIYQSSCTIDVTYFPFDQQKCVMKFGSWTFNGDQVSLKLYNDNYWVDLSDYWKSGTWDIVEVPAFLNINNQSKSGQPTETDISFYITIRRKTLFYTVNLILPTVLISFLCILVFYLPAEAGEKVTLGISILLSLVVFLLLVSKILPPTSLVLPLIAKYLLFTFLMNTVSILVTVIILNWNFRGPRTHRMPNWIRVVFLKYLPIMLLMKRPKKTRLRWMMEMPGLGGVHHHFHGGGSPETLKASGGVCQTVKHHPGKMDFVEMADIHHPNCTVARANPQQVGGVDPQIRDIEGADTLYLTPEAYRATEAIEFIAEHLRSEDEYIQIREDWKYVAMVIDRLQLYIFFAVTTAGTIGILLDAPHIFQYVDQDKIIEIHKGKAT from the exons gTTTGGAATGATTACCAACTTCGGTGGGATGAAGCTGATTATGGTGGGATAAACGTATTAAGGTTACCACCAGACAAAGTCTGGAAACCAGATATCGTCCTTTTTAACAA TGCCGATGGTAACTACGAAGTCCGTTACAAGTCCAACGTCCTCATTTACCCAGAAGGCCAGGTGATGTGGGTTCCGCCAGCCATCTATCAGAGCTCTTGCACCATCGACGTCACGTACTTCCCCTTTGATCAGCAGAAATGCGTCATGAAGTTCGGTTCCTGGACTTTCAACGGCGACCAAGTGTCCTTAAAGCTCTATAACGACAACTACTGGGTCGACCTGTCTGACTACTGGAAGTCGGGCACCTGGGACATCGTGGAAGTGCCCGCCTTCCTCAACATCAACAATCAGTCCAAAAGCGGCCAGCCCACGGAGACCGACATCTCGTTCTACATCACCATCCGACGCAAGACGCTCTTCTACACGGTGAATCTGATCCTGCCAACGGTGCTGATCTCTTTTCTTTGCATCTTGGTCTTCTACCTGCCCGCGGAAGCCGGCGAGAAAGTCACTCTGGGCATCTCGATCCTGCTCTCGCTGGTCGTCTTCCTGTTGCTCGTCTCGAAGATCCTGCCACCGACGTCGCTCGTGCTTCCGCTCATCGCCAAGTACCTGCTCTTTACCTTCCTGATGAACACAGTCTCCATCCTGGTGACGGTCATCATTCTCAACTGGAACTTCAGGGGTCCGCGCACGCACCGGATGCCCAACTGGATCCGAGTGGTCTTCCTCAAGTACCTGCCCATCATGCTCTTGATGAAGAGGCCCAAGAAGACGCGGCTCAGGTGGATGATGGAGATGCCGGGTCTCGGAGGGGTGCACCACCACTTCCACGGTGGTGGATCTCCCGAGACCTTGAAAGCGAGTGGTGGTGTGTGCCAGACGGTGAAGCACCACCCTGGGAAGATGGACTTTGTAGAAATGGCCGACATTCACCACCCGAACTGCACAGTCGCACGAGCCAACCCACAACAGGTTGGCGGGGTCGATCCCCAGATCAGAGACATTGAAGGGGCAGATACGTTGTATCTCACACCTGAAGCGTATAGAGCAACGGAGGCGATTGAGTTCATTGCAGAACATCTGCGAAGCGAAGATGAATATATTCAA atAAGAGAAGACTGGAAATACGTTGCTATGGTGATAGACAGACTCCAGCTTTATATCTTCTTTGCCGTAACTACTGCTGGCACTATAGGTATACTGCTGGACGCGCCTCACATATTCCAGTACGTGGATCAGGACAAAATAATAGAGATCCACAAAGGAAAGGCAACTTGA